Proteins encoded together in one Paracoccus sp. SMMA_5_TC window:
- a CDS encoding YcjF family protein encodes MTEPPKRRGPLLVEMSGGDARPAPDTGAPAPDPTPDGDRRDRRAPRAEWQAGSAPPSPADAPAIEDGPPLLPQPRSMQMVSRLMGAGPSRLTRFFINSGVALFTFLLSVAALNYLTDLLNRYPLLGWIGIGLMALFSLAALAMAWREYRAWARFAAIDGINRAAGQALATGDVRAAQQVVDRLEALYRGRPELEWGLTRLREGKAQAYDADTLIALAETQLLASLDQQARREIEAAARTVAAATALIPLALADVIAALAANLRMIRRMAEIYGGRAGAVGGWRLARTVMTHLVATGAVAAGDDLVHTVAGGGILARVSKRFGEGVVNGALTARVGIAAMEVCRPLPFLHQPRPKVGNLIARGLKGLFGEDDPR; translated from the coding sequence ATGACCGAACCTCCGAAGCGGCGCGGACCCTTGCTGGTCGAGATGTCGGGCGGCGATGCCCGGCCCGCGCCAGATACCGGCGCCCCCGCGCCAGACCCGACCCCGGACGGCGACCGGCGCGACCGCCGTGCGCCGCGGGCCGAATGGCAGGCGGGGTCGGCGCCCCCCTCGCCCGCCGATGCCCCGGCGATCGAGGACGGCCCGCCGCTGCTGCCGCAGCCGCGCAGCATGCAGATGGTGTCGCGGCTGATGGGGGCGGGCCCCTCGCGGCTGACGCGGTTCTTCATCAACAGCGGGGTGGCGCTGTTCACATTCCTGCTGTCGGTGGCGGCGCTGAACTATCTGACCGATCTGTTGAACCGCTATCCGCTGCTGGGCTGGATCGGCATCGGGCTGATGGCGCTGTTCAGCCTGGCCGCGCTGGCGATGGCCTGGCGCGAATATCGCGCCTGGGCACGCTTTGCCGCCATCGACGGCATCAACCGTGCCGCCGGGCAGGCGTTGGCGACCGGCGATGTCCGCGCCGCGCAGCAGGTGGTGGACCGGCTCGAGGCGCTCTATCGCGGCCGGCCCGAACTGGAATGGGGTCTGACCCGCCTGCGCGAGGGCAAGGCCCAGGCCTATGACGCCGACACCCTGATCGCCCTGGCCGAGACGCAGCTGCTGGCCAGCCTGGATCAGCAGGCCCGGCGCGAGATCGAGGCGGCGGCGCGCACGGTGGCGGCAGCGACGGCGCTGATCCCGCTGGCGCTGGCCGATGTGATCGCCGCGCTGGCAGCCAATCTGCGCATGATCCGGCGCATGGCGGAAATCTATGGCGGGCGGGCCGGCGCGGTCGGCGGCTGGCGGCTGGCGCGCACGGTGATGACGCATCTGGTCGCCACCGGCGCGGTGGCCGCCGGCGACGATCTGGTCCATACCGTCGCCGGCGGCGGCATCCTGGCGCGGGTCTCGAAGCGTTTCGGCGAAGGCGTGGTCAATGGCGCGCTGACCGCCCGCGTCGGCATCGCCGCGATGGAGGTCTGCCGGCCGCTGCCCTTCCTGCACCAGCCCCGGCCCAAGGTCGGCAACCTGATCGCCCGCGGCCTCAAGGGCCTGTTCGGCGAGGATGATCCGCGCTGA
- the arfB gene encoding alternative ribosome rescue aminoacyl-tRNA hydrolase ArfB has product MLRINDTLTIADWELSEQFTRSQGPGGQNVNKVETAVELRFEAERSPHLPEPVKARLKRLAGRRWTQDGALLIRAEDTRSQARNRELARERLAELIRQALVAPRKRIATRPTLGSQRRRLAGKTQRGVVKSLRGRVRDPEDGA; this is encoded by the coding sequence ATGCTGCGGATCAACGACACCCTGACCATAGCCGATTGGGAACTGTCCGAACAGTTCACCCGGTCGCAGGGCCCGGGCGGACAAAACGTGAACAAGGTCGAAACCGCGGTCGAGCTGCGCTTCGAGGCAGAGCGCTCGCCGCATCTGCCGGAACCGGTCAAGGCGCGGCTGAAACGGCTGGCGGGGCGACGCTGGACGCAGGATGGCGCGCTGCTGATCCGGGCCGAGGACACCCGCAGCCAGGCACGCAACCGCGAACTGGCGCGGGAACGGCTGGCCGAGCTGATCCGCCAGGCGCTGGTGGCGCCGCGCAAACGCATCGCCACCCGCCCCACCCTGGGCAGCCAGCGCCGCCGCCTGGCCGGAAAGACCCAGCGGGGCGTGGTGAAATCGCTGCGCGGCCGCGTTCGCGACCCCGAGGACGGCGCATGA
- a CDS encoding NUDIX hydrolase codes for MIAAFRDQLGRLLGRRPPEMQVAALCRNPATGDVLLITSRGTGRWVLPKGWPMPGRSLADAALQEAWEEAGVRGRVRQDEIGRYHYDKVQDRGFAIPVEVRIFAVDVDSLGQDFREAAERSRRWFPPDEAAKLVAESGLQQLLRSLPAGQGQA; via the coding sequence ATGATCGCCGCCTTCCGCGACCAGCTTGGCCGGCTGCTGGGCCGCCGCCCGCCCGAGATGCAGGTGGCCGCGCTGTGCCGCAACCCGGCGACGGGCGATGTGCTGCTGATCACCAGTCGCGGCACCGGGCGCTGGGTGCTGCCAAAGGGCTGGCCCATGCCGGGGCGCAGCCTGGCCGATGCCGCCCTGCAAGAGGCCTGGGAAGAGGCCGGCGTCCGCGGTCGCGTGCGGCAGGACGAAATCGGCCGCTATCATTACGACAAGGTCCAGGACCGTGGCTTTGCCATCCCGGTCGAGGTGCGGATCTTTGCCGTCGATGTTGACTCGCTGGGTCAGGATTTCCGCGAAGCGGCCGAACGCAGTCGACGCTGGTTTCCCCCCGATGAGGCCGCGAAGCTGGTCGCCGAAAGCGGCTTGCAGCAATTGCTGCGCAGCCTGCCCGCCGGGCAAGGCCAGGCTTGA
- a CDS encoding inorganic phosphate transporter: protein MARDPYSFRTLDKDLRRMTLAEHATLHSTRPVLRLGIALIFMAAAGYGASAVFVGQPTFGILAATVAVAAYLALSIGANDVSNALSPAVGAGAIGMTAGLCLVASMEVLGAVIAGQAVTRTLTQGLVGDALGQGEATARMMLAALMAAGGFITLATWLDAPVSTTHSVVGAIAGASLASFGVQAVNWPALGLIAVGWIASPLISGTLAALLLAALRRLVMQRPDRVAAARIWLPAMVALAGAMLGAVGALAWHDLQPGRIVTIALVAALAGGIYARLRLDRDIRANRGEKLAVKRLLAVPLVAAAAVMGFAHGANDTSNVAAPLGIVLDSLSTRGAPLEEGRLGLLLGGCGIALGVLLFGRRLVHMVGSKITRLNPARGLCVAMATATTVLGFSALGLPVSTTHIAVGGVFGIGFYREWLGRRQAQPQDEDEDVSLPAEERRRRHLVRRSYMRMILGAWLVTVPAAAALAALLVWISGIPA from the coding sequence ATGGCGCGCGACCCCTACAGCTTCAGAACCCTCGACAAGGATCTGCGCCGCATGACCCTTGCGGAACATGCGACGCTGCACTCGACGCGCCCGGTGCTGCGCCTTGGGATCGCGCTGATCTTCATGGCGGCCGCCGGATACGGTGCCAGCGCGGTCTTTGTCGGACAGCCGACTTTCGGCATCCTTGCCGCGACGGTGGCGGTTGCCGCCTATCTGGCGCTGTCGATCGGGGCCAATGACGTCTCGAACGCGCTCAGCCCCGCCGTCGGTGCCGGCGCCATCGGCATGACCGCCGGCCTGTGCCTGGTCGCCAGCATGGAGGTCTTGGGCGCAGTGATCGCTGGTCAGGCCGTCACCCGCACCCTGACCCAGGGTCTGGTCGGCGATGCCCTGGGCCAGGGCGAGGCGACGGCGCGGATGATGCTGGCGGCGCTGATGGCCGCGGGCGGGTTCATCACCCTGGCCACCTGGCTCGATGCCCCCGTCAGCACCACCCATTCGGTGGTGGGCGCAATTGCCGGCGCCAGCCTTGCCAGTTTCGGGGTGCAGGCGGTGAACTGGCCTGCGCTTGGGCTGATCGCGGTGGGCTGGATTGCCTCGCCGCTGATTTCGGGGACGCTGGCCGCACTGCTGCTGGCGGCGCTGCGCCGGCTGGTGATGCAGAGGCCAGATCGCGTCGCGGCCGCGCGAATCTGGCTGCCGGCGATGGTGGCGCTGGCCGGCGCGATGCTGGGCGCGGTCGGCGCCCTGGCCTGGCATGACCTGCAACCCGGCCGCATCGTCACCATCGCCCTGGTGGCGGCCCTGGCCGGGGGCATCTATGCCAGGCTGAGGCTTGATCGGGACATTCGTGCCAATCGCGGCGAAAAACTGGCGGTCAAGCGGCTGCTGGCGGTGCCGCTGGTGGCGGCGGCGGCGGTGATGGGATTTGCCCATGGTGCCAACGACACCTCGAACGTGGCAGCGCCACTGGGCATCGTTCTGGACAGCCTGTCGACCCGTGGCGCCCCGCTGGAGGAAGGTCGCCTGGGGCTGCTGCTGGGAGGATGCGGTATCGCGCTGGGGGTGCTGCTGTTCGGCCGGCGTCTGGTGCATATGGTGGGCAGCAAGATCACACGCCTGAACCCTGCGCGGGGGCTGTGCGTGGCCATGGCCACCGCCACCACCGTGCTGGGCTTCTCGGCCCTGGGCCTGCCGGTATCGACCACCCATATCGCCGTGGGCGGCGTCTTTGGCATCGGCTTTTACCGCGAATGGCTGGGCCGACGTCAGGCCCAGCCCCAGGACGAGGACGAAGATGTCTCCCTGCCCGCCGAGGAACGTCGCCGCCGTCATCTGGTGCGGCGGTCCTACATGCGGATGATTCTTGGCGCCTGGCTGGTCACCGTTCCTGCCGCCGCCGCGCTGGCGGCGCTGCTGGTTTGGATCAGCGGGATCCCGGCTTAG
- the sseA gene encoding 3-mercaptopyruvate sulfurtransferase produces MSRTSDSDDPKVLVSTAWLAAHLGDPDLRILDATWFLDPDRDARAEYMQAHIPGARFFDLDEISDKRSDLPHMAPQPELFISRMRAMGIGDGHQVVVYDNSPLHSAARVWWTFRLMGKQDVAVLDGGLAKWLAEEREVEDMPPVMRDRHITVSRQAALVRDVTQVAAASKLGDYEIVDARSPERFRGEAPEPRPGLRAGHIPGSRNLPFDRLYRDDGTLKSPDELRAAFEAAGVDLSKPIITTCGSGVTAASLFLALERIGHRDHSLYDGSWAEWGSFPDLKIATGDA; encoded by the coding sequence ATGTCCCGGACGAGCGATTCCGACGATCCCAAGGTGCTGGTATCTACCGCATGGCTGGCCGCCCATCTGGGCGATCCCGACCTGCGCATCCTGGACGCAACATGGTTTCTGGACCCTGACCGCGATGCCCGCGCCGAATACATGCAGGCGCATATCCCCGGCGCGCGTTTCTTCGACCTTGACGAGATCAGCGACAAGCGCAGCGATCTGCCGCATATGGCGCCGCAGCCGGAACTGTTCATCAGCCGGATGCGCGCCATGGGGATCGGTGACGGCCATCAGGTGGTGGTCTATGACAATTCGCCGCTGCATTCGGCCGCACGGGTGTGGTGGACCTTTCGGCTGATGGGCAAGCAGGACGTGGCGGTCCTGGACGGCGGGCTGGCAAAATGGCTGGCCGAGGAACGCGAGGTCGAGGACATGCCCCCCGTGATGCGCGACCGTCACATCACCGTGTCGCGGCAGGCGGCGCTGGTGCGCGATGTCACCCAGGTCGCCGCCGCCAGCAAGCTGGGCGATTACGAGATCGTCGATGCCCGCAGCCCCGAACGCTTTCGCGGCGAGGCGCCCGAGCCGCGCCCCGGTCTGCGCGCCGGCCATATCCCGGGATCGCGCAACCTGCCGTTTGACCGGCTTTATCGTGATGACGGAACGCTGAAATCCCCCGACGAATTGCGCGCCGCCTTCGAGGCCGCCGGCGTAGATCTTTCCAAGCCCATCATCACCACCTGCGGATCAGGTGTGACGGCCGCCTCGCTGTTTCTGGCGCTGGAGCGGATCGGGCACCGGGATCATTCTCTCTACGATGGAAGCTGGGCCGAATGGGGCAGCTTCCCTGATCTTAAAATCGCAACCGGAGACGCGTAA
- the pbpC gene encoding penicillin-binding protein 1C has translation MSPRRLALSLMTAVLVLGIGAGARDRLDDWIAATPLPRLQVAVGAEVLARDGSLLRAFQVADGRWRLDAGPVDPLFLDMLILWEDRRFARHPGIDARALVRAGWQALRHRRVVSGGSTLTMQVARLLEEGPTGQWQGKARQMRLALALERRLSKAQILDLYLRLAPYGGNVEGIRAASLQWFGQEPRRLSPAQAALLVALPQAPESRRPDRHPAAAQAARDRVLARAAAAGLIPAAEARAAMAEPVPRQRRALPALAPLLAARLLREHPGATRIETTIDARLQRRAQDLAARIAQSAGRRLSAAVLLADHRSGEILAEVGAADWTDSASAGFVDMTRAWRSPGSTLKPFVYGLAFDQGLAHPETLIEDRPTAFGRWQPQNFDRHFRGTVSLRNALIWSLNIPVVKLAQALGPNRIAQTLERGGIALRLPGQRPGLAVVLGGTGATLQGLAQGYGALARGGHGITLSALPGAARPLPAAMFGPVAAWQVGHILAQNPAPQGARQRPLAYKTGTSYGHRDALALGYDGAHVGAVWLGRPDGTPVPGAFGGDLAAPLLFDLFDMVPPASLPPPPPQTLTLPNSALPLPLRRFAAPGQVSALARQAQTAEPLALVYPPDGAEIAAQGPVIAKARGGRGPWTFLLNGVPAALAQPRPQASLPHPGPGFAEVTVLDADGAAASAAIRLH, from the coding sequence ATGAGCCCGCGCCGCCTTGCCCTGTCGCTGATGACCGCCGTCCTGGTCCTGGGGATCGGGGCCGGGGCGCGCGACCGGCTGGACGACTGGATCGCGGCCACCCCCCTGCCCCGGCTGCAAGTCGCGGTCGGCGCCGAGGTGCTGGCCCGCGACGGCAGCCTGCTGCGCGCCTTTCAGGTCGCCGACGGCCGCTGGCGGCTGGATGCCGGACCGGTCGACCCGCTGTTTCTGGACATGCTGATCCTGTGGGAGGATCGACGTTTTGCCCGCCACCCCGGCATTGATGCCCGCGCGCTTGTCCGGGCCGGCTGGCAGGCGCTGCGGCATCGCCGGGTGGTCTCGGGCGGCTCGACGCTGACCATGCAGGTGGCGCGCCTGCTCGAGGAAGGGCCGACCGGTCAGTGGCAGGGCAAGGCCCGGCAGATGCGGCTGGCGCTGGCGCTGGAGCGGCGGCTGAGCAAGGCGCAGATTCTCGACCTGTATCTGCGCCTTGCCCCCTATGGCGGCAATGTCGAGGGTATCCGCGCCGCCAGCCTGCAATGGTTCGGACAAGAGCCGCGCCGATTGTCGCCCGCGCAGGCGGCGCTGCTGGTGGCGCTGCCACAGGCCCCCGAATCGCGCCGGCCCGATCGTCACCCGGCGGCCGCGCAGGCGGCCCGCGACCGGGTTCTGGCGCGGGCGGCGGCCGCCGGGCTGATCCCTGCGGCCGAGGCGCGCGCGGCCATGGCCGAGCCGGTGCCGCGCCAGCGCCGCGCCTTGCCCGCGCTGGCCCCGCTGTTGGCGGCGCGGCTGCTGCGCGAACACCCCGGCGCCACCCGCATCGAAACCACCATCGACGCGCGACTGCAACGCCGCGCCCAGGATCTGGCCGCGCGCATCGCCCAGAGCGCCGGGCGGCGGCTGTCGGCGGCTGTGCTGCTGGCCGATCACCGCAGCGGCGAAATCCTGGCCGAGGTCGGGGCGGCGGACTGGACCGACAGCGCCTCGGCCGGATTCGTGGACATGACGCGGGCCTGGCGATCGCCCGGCTCGACGCTGAAACCCTTTGTCTATGGATTGGCCTTCGACCAGGGCCTGGCGCATCCCGAAACCCTGATCGAGGATCGACCCACCGCCTTCGGCCGCTGGCAGCCGCAGAATTTCGACCGCCATTTTCGCGGCACCGTCTCGCTGCGCAATGCCCTGATCTGGTCGCTGAACATTCCCGTGGTCAAGCTGGCCCAGGCCCTGGGGCCGAACCGCATCGCCCAGACGCTGGAACGCGGCGGCATCGCGCTGCGCCTGCCCGGGCAACGGCCGGGGCTCGCCGTGGTGCTGGGCGGCACCGGGGCAACCCTGCAAGGGCTGGCCCAGGGCTATGGCGCGCTGGCCCGCGGCGGGCATGGCATCACCCTGTCGGCGCTGCCCGGCGCCGCCCGGCCTTTGCCCGCGGCGATGTTCGGGCCGGTGGCCGCCTGGCAGGTCGGCCACATCCTGGCGCAGAACCCGGCGCCACAGGGCGCACGCCAGCGGCCCCTGGCCTACAAGACCGGCACCTCCTACGGGCACCGCGACGCGCTGGCCCTGGGCTATGACGGCGCGCATGTCGGCGCGGTGTGGCTGGGCCGGCCCGACGGCACCCCGGTGCCGGGCGCCTTCGGTGGCGATCTGGCCGCGCCGCTGCTGTTCGACCTGTTCGACATGGTGCCGCCCGCGTCGCTGCCCCCGCCGCCGCCGCAAACCCTGACCCTGCCCAACAGCGCCCTGCCGCTGCCGCTGCGCCGCTTTGCCGCGCCGGGCCAGGTCAGCGCGCTGGCGCGCCAGGCGCAGACCGCCGAACCGCTGGCGCTGGTCTATCCCCCCGACGGCGCCGAGATCGCCGCCCAGGGCCCGGTGATCGCCAAGGCGCGCGGCGGGCGCGGACCCTGGACCTTTCTGCTGAACGGCGTGCCGGCGGCGCTGGCGCAGCCGCGGCCCCAAGCCAGCCTGCCCCACCCAGGCCCCGGCTTTGCCGAGGTGACGGTGCTGGATGCCGACGGCGCCGCGGCCAGTGCGGCAATCCGGCTGCATTAG
- a CDS encoding thiamine pyrophosphate-binding protein, with translation MRHGGQILVDALKANGVGRVFSVPGESFLAVLDGLWGSGIQNVVCRHEGAAAMMAEAQGKLTGRPGIALVTRGPGATNASAGVHVARQDSTPMILFVGQIARADRDREAFQEVDYRAMFGSIAKWVAQVDQTERLPEYLSRAFHLAVSGRPGPVVLALPEDMLSARAEVPDILPPAKALDAVAPQSLQAIADALAGASRPLVVPGGSLWSQRAAEDLAILAGNWGLPVAVPFRRQGHMDNAHPNYVGDLGVGMNPALGQALAQADCILSLGSRLGDTLTRGYELMDPAHPHARVIHVHPDPDELGHLWRPDPGLVADPRRVVAGLAALPAPRRWDDWTAGLRRAYEDWQRPRPTPGDLRMEAVVAWLADHLPEQAILTNGAGNYAGFLHRYFRYRRFGSQLAPTSGTMGYGLPAAIAAKLEQPQATVVCVAGDGCVQMTVNELATAAQTGAAVIVLVANNGRYGTIRMHQERSYPGRVSGTDLSNPDFAALARAYGGHGERVTRQADFGPAFQRALDAGRLALIELVLDPEALSSTATLAEIRAAGLAGQLRA, from the coding sequence ATGCGGCATGGCGGGCAGATTCTGGTCGATGCGCTGAAGGCCAATGGCGTCGGGCGGGTGTTCTCCGTGCCGGGCGAAAGCTTTCTGGCGGTGCTGGACGGGCTGTGGGGATCCGGCATCCAGAACGTGGTCTGCCGGCATGAAGGCGCCGCCGCCATGATGGCCGAGGCGCAGGGCAAGCTGACCGGCCGGCCGGGCATCGCGCTGGTCACCCGCGGCCCCGGTGCCACCAATGCCAGCGCCGGCGTCCATGTCGCGCGCCAGGATTCGACGCCGATGATCCTGTTCGTGGGCCAGATCGCCCGCGCCGACCGCGACCGCGAGGCCTTCCAGGAGGTCGATTACCGCGCCATGTTCGGGTCCATCGCCAAATGGGTGGCCCAGGTCGACCAGACCGAGCGGCTGCCCGAATACCTGTCGCGGGCCTTTCACCTGGCGGTCTCGGGGCGGCCGGGGCCGGTGGTGCTGGCCCTGCCCGAGGACATGCTGAGCGCCCGCGCCGAGGTGCCCGACATTCTCCCGCCCGCGAAGGCGCTGGATGCGGTGGCGCCGCAGTCCTTGCAGGCCATCGCCGATGCCCTCGCCGGTGCCAGCCGGCCGCTGGTGGTGCCGGGGGGCAGTCTGTGGTCGCAGCGCGCGGCCGAGGATTTGGCGATCCTTGCCGGCAACTGGGGCCTGCCGGTCGCGGTGCCCTTTCGTCGCCAGGGGCACATGGACAACGCCCATCCGAACTATGTGGGCGATCTGGGCGTGGGCATGAACCCCGCTCTGGGCCAGGCGCTGGCGCAGGCCGACTGCATCTTGTCCCTGGGCTCGCGCCTGGGCGATACCCTGACCCGCGGATATGAACTGATGGACCCCGCGCACCCGCATGCGCGGGTGATCCATGTCCATCCCGACCCGGACGAACTGGGCCACCTGTGGCGGCCCGATCCGGGCCTTGTCGCCGATCCGCGCCGGGTGGTGGCGGGGCTGGCGGCGTTGCCCGCGCCGCGCCGCTGGGACGACTGGACCGCAGGGCTGCGCCGCGCCTATGAGGACTGGCAGCGCCCGCGCCCCACCCCCGGCGACCTGCGGATGGAGGCGGTCGTCGCCTGGCTGGCCGATCACCTGCCCGAACAGGCAATCCTGACCAATGGCGCCGGCAATTACGCCGGTTTTCTGCATCGATATTTCCGTTATCGCCGTTTCGGCAGCCAGCTGGCCCCGACCTCGGGGACTATGGGCTATGGCCTGCCGGCGGCGATCGCGGCCAAGCTGGAACAGCCGCAGGCGACGGTGGTGTGCGTGGCGGGCGACGGCTGTGTGCAGATGACGGTGAACGAGCTGGCCACCGCGGCACAGACCGGCGCCGCGGTGATCGTGCTGGTGGCCAACAATGGCCGCTATGGCACCATCCGCATGCACCAGGAACGCAGCTACCCGGGCCGGGTATCGGGAACCGACCTGAGCAACCCCGATTTCGCGGCGCTGGCCCGCGCCTATGGCGGCCATGGCGAGCGGGTGACGCGCCAGGCCGATTTCGGCCCCGCCTTTCAGCGCGCCCTTGACGCGGGCCGCCTGGCGCTGATCGAACTGGTGCTGGATCCCGAGGCGCTGTCCTCGACGGCGACACTGGCGGAAATCCGGGCCGCCGGCCTGGCCGGACAGTTGCGCGCCTGA
- a CDS encoding YcjX family protein → MGIADDLMQGLGLGDPVLRLGVTGLSRAGKTVFITSLVANLLDRGRMAALRAAADGSLKAAWLQPQPDDTVPRFDYERHLAAMTGPDPHWPEGTRHVSQLRLSLRVQPRGMIAGWRGTQVLHLDIVDYPGEWLLDLRLMDRDFDLWSQEVLDRMVGRPGADGFRAALAATDPARFDETAAQALAGAYTRHLHLSREAGWSDCTPGRFLMPGELDGSPALTFTPLPHEMRDSVLGREFARRFGAYKSRVVRPFFREHFARIDRQVVLMDVLGAIHAGPQAVEDMRRAMADVLTAFRPGRAGWLAQLLGTRRVERILFAATKADHLHHLQHPRLTAITAAMLREARDRADFSGARTEAMSIAALRTTTEEMIRQDGEDLPAVRGTLLDGRQAAFYPGELPANPAELLVPASQGAQRWLDGDYAVMSFAPAPNTLRPGDGPPHIRLDRAAEFLIGDRI, encoded by the coding sequence ATGGGTATCGCTGACGATCTGATGCAGGGGCTGGGCCTCGGCGATCCGGTGCTGCGGCTGGGGGTGACGGGACTGTCGCGCGCCGGCAAGACGGTGTTCATCACCTCGCTGGTGGCCAATCTGCTGGACCGGGGTCGGATGGCGGCGCTGAGGGCGGCCGCCGACGGATCGCTGAAGGCGGCCTGGCTGCAACCGCAGCCCGACGATACCGTGCCGCGATTCGACTATGAACGCCATCTGGCGGCGATGACCGGACCCGACCCGCATTGGCCCGAGGGCACGCGCCATGTCAGCCAGCTGCGGCTGTCGCTGCGCGTGCAGCCGCGCGGCATGATCGCCGGCTGGCGCGGCACCCAGGTGCTGCATCTCGACATCGTCGATTATCCCGGCGAATGGCTGCTGGACCTGCGGCTGATGGACCGCGATTTCGACCTGTGGTCGCAAGAGGTGCTGGACCGGATGGTCGGCCGCCCCGGCGCGGACGGGTTTCGCGCCGCCCTGGCCGCGACCGATCCGGCGCGCTTCGATGAAACCGCCGCCCAGGCGCTGGCGGGCGCCTATACCCGGCATCTGCACCTGTCGCGCGAGGCGGGCTGGTCCGATTGCACGCCCGGGCGCTTCCTGATGCCGGGCGAACTGGACGGATCGCCGGCGCTGACCTTTACCCCCCTGCCGCACGAGATGCGCGACAGCGTCCTGGGGCGGGAATTCGCCCGCCGCTTCGGCGCCTACAAATCGCGGGTGGTGCGGCCGTTCTTTCGTGAACATTTCGCCCGCATCGACCGGCAGGTGGTGCTGATGGACGTGCTGGGGGCGATCCATGCCGGTCCGCAGGCGGTCGAGGACATGCGCCGCGCGATGGCCGATGTGCTGACCGCCTTTCGCCCCGGCCGGGCCGGCTGGCTGGCGCAGCTGCTGGGCACCCGTCGGGTCGAGCGCATCCTGTTCGCCGCCACCAAGGCCGACCACCTGCATCACCTGCAGCATCCGCGCCTGACCGCGATCACCGCCGCCATGCTGCGCGAGGCGCGGGACCGCGCCGATTTTTCCGGCGCCCGGACCGAAGCCATGTCCATCGCCGCCCTGCGCACCACGACCGAGGAGATGATCCGCCAGGACGGCGAGGACCTGCCGGCGGTGCGCGGCACGCTGCTGGACGGCCGCCAGGCCGCCTTTTATCCGGGCGAGCTGCCGGCCAACCCAGCCGAGCTGCTGGTGCCCGCCAGCCAGGGCGCGCAACGCTGGCTGGACGGCGATTATGCGGTGATGAGCTTTGCCCCGGCGCCCAACACCTTGCGTCCCGGCGACGGGCCGCCGCACATCCGGCTGGACCGCGCGGCGGAATTCCTGATCGGGGATCGGATCTGA
- the smpB gene encoding SsrA-binding protein SmpB, with translation MAAKSDPKSKIIAENRRARFDYFIESDLEAGIVLTGSEVKSLRTGQSNIAESYASIENGELWLINGYIAAYKQAGVFGHEERRRRKLLVSRKELSRLWQAVGREGMTLVPLVMYFNDRGRVKLKIGVAKGKKVADKRETAAKRDWNRQKQRLLKQG, from the coding sequence ATGGCCGCGAAATCCGATCCCAAATCCAAGATCATCGCCGAAAACCGCCGGGCGCGTTTCGACTATTTCATCGAAAGCGATCTCGAGGCGGGCATCGTGCTGACCGGGTCCGAGGTGAAAAGCCTGCGCACCGGACAGTCGAACATCGCCGAAAGCTATGCCTCGATCGAGAACGGCGAATTGTGGCTGATCAACGGCTATATCGCCGCCTACAAGCAGGCCGGCGTCTTTGGCCACGAGGAACGGCGCCGGCGCAAGCTGCTGGTGTCGCGCAAGGAACTGTCGCGCCTGTGGCAGGCCGTGGGCCGCGAGGGCATGACCCTGGTGCCGCTGGTGATGTATTTCAACGACCGCGGCCGGGTAAAGCTGAAGATCGGCGTCGCCAAGGGCAAGAAGGTTGCCGACAAGCGCGAAACCGCGGCCAAACGCGACTGGAACCGGCAGAAACAGCGCCTGCTGAAGCAGGGCTGA